A DNA window from Phyllostomus discolor isolate MPI-MPIP mPhyDis1 chromosome X, mPhyDis1.pri.v3, whole genome shotgun sequence contains the following coding sequences:
- the FOXO4 gene encoding forkhead box protein O4: MDPGNENSATEAAVIIDLDPDFEPQSRPRSCTWPLPRPEFAAQPSESSEPSEPSELSESSELPELPELPELPELPELPELPELPELPELSEPSKVDPDPDRGLGNKVHTEGHTAPILLPSRLPEPAGGPQPGILGAVTGPRKGGSRRNAWGNQSYAELISQAIESAPEKRLTLAQIYEWMVRTVPYFKDKGDSNSSAGWKNSIRHNLSLHSKFIKVHNEATGKSSWWMLNPDGGKSGKTPRRRATSMDSSNKLLRGRSKAPKKKPAVLPAPPEGATPTSPVGHFAKWSGSPGSRNREEADMWTTFRPRSGSNASSVGTRLSPLRPESEVLAAAAAAAVVVEEMPASVSGFAGGVPPPLKEDLELFDGLNLTPSHSLLSQSGLPGFSLQHPRVPGPLHAYSPSLFGPGEGSLSAEGCFSSSQSLEAMLTSDPPPLPADVLMTQVDPILSQAPTLLLLGGVPSSSNIATGIGLCPKPPEAAGPSGLAPPLPMVEPSLVLAVAPVPKSPESPEPEPSNEATSQPRLPQDLDLDMYLENLECDMDNIISDLMDGDGALDFNFEPDP, translated from the exons ATGGATCCTGGGAATGAGAATTCGGCCACAGAGGCTGCAGTGATCATCGACCTCGATCCCGACTTCGAACCCCAGAGCCGTCCCCGCTCCTGCACCTGGCCCCTTCCCCGACCCGAGTTTGCTGCTCAGCCGTCCGAGTCGTCTGAGCCGTCCGAGCCGTCCGAGCTGTCCGAGTCGTCCGAGCTGCCCGAGCTACCCGAGCTACCCGAGCTGCCCGAGCTGCCCGAGCTGCCGGAGCTGCCCGAGCTGCCCGAGCTGCCGGAGCTGTCGGAGCCGTCCAAGGTGGATCCAGACCCAGACCGAGGTCTGGGAAACAAGGTACACACGGAGGGGCACACAGCGCCAATCCTGTTGCCCTCCCGGCTCCCAGAACCGGCAGGGGGCCCCCAGCCCGGGATCCTGGGGGCTGTTACAGGTCCTCGGAAGGGAGGCTCCCGCCGGAATGCCTGGGGAAATCAGTCATATGCAGAGCTCATCAGCCAGGCCATTGAAAGCGCCCCAGAGAAGCGGCTGACACTGGCCCAGATCTATGAGTGGATGGTCCGCACTGTGCCGTACTTCAAGGACAAGGGTGACAGCAACAGCTCAGCCGGATGGAAG AACTCCATCCGCCACAACCTGTCCCTGCACAGCAAGTTCATCAAGGTCCACAACGAGGCTACTGGCAAGAGCTCCTGGTGGATGCTGAACCCTGACGGGGGCAAAAGTGGAAAGACGCCCCGCCGCCGGGCAACCTCCATGGATAGCAGCAACAAGCTGCTCCGGGGCCGCAGCAAGGCGCCCAAGAAGAAACCAGCTGTGCTGCCAGCTCCACCCGAAGGTGCCACTCCGACGAGCCCCGTTGGCCACTTCGCCAAGTGGTCAGGCAGCCCTGGCTCTCGAAACCGCGAGGAAGCCGATATGTGGACCACCTTCCGTCCACGAAGCGGTTCAAATGCTAGCAGCGTCGGCACCCGGCTCTCCCCGCTGAGGCCAGAGTCCGAGGTGCTGGCAGCGGCGGCCGCCGCGGCTGTGGTGGTGGAGGAAATGCCAGCCTCCGTCAGCGGCTTTGCAGGGGGGGTCCCTCCACCGCTGAAGGAAGATCTGGAGCTGTTCGATGGGCTCAATCTAACACCTTCCCATTCCTTGCTGTCTCAGAGTGGTCTGCCTGGCTTCTCTTTGCAGCATCCTAGGGTTCCGGGCCCCTTGCACGCCTATAGCCCCTCCCTCTTCGGCCCAGGGGAGGGGTCGCTGTCAGCAGAAGGGTGCTTCTCAAGCTCCCAGTCCCTGGAGGCCATGCTTACCTCTGAcccaccacccctccctgctgatgTTCTCATGACCCAGGTGGATCCCATTCTGTCCCAGGCTCCCACACTTCTGTTGCTGGGGGGTGTGCCTTCCTCCAGTAACATAGCCACGGGAATCGGCCTGTGTCCCAAGCCCCCCGAGGCTGCAGGTCCCAGCGGTCTGGCTCCCCCGCTTCCGATGGTAGAACCATCTCTAGTCCTGGCGGTGGCTCCCGTCCCCAAGAGCCCGGAGTCTCCTGAGCCTGAACCCTCTAATGAAGCTACAAGCCAACCCAGATTGCCTCAGGATCTAGATCTTGACATGTATCTGGAGAACCTGGAGTGCGACATGGATAACATCATCAGTGACCTCATGGATGGGGACGGGGCACTGGACTTCAACTTTGAGCCAG ATCCCTGA